In the Pogona vitticeps strain Pit_001003342236 chromosome 2, PviZW2.1, whole genome shotgun sequence genome, CTGCATTTGAAGTCCAGATAAAATTAGCAGCAAAGTAAAAGAGTGCTAATTTCTAGGAGCAGttgaaacacttttttaaaaatgcctgcaGGTGGAAAAATTCTTAATGTGACTTCTGAAACACTATCAGAATAAAGACAGACACCTATCTAGGAGGAAAGGATATACTGTACACCCATGTTTCCCAATTTTGAGGTCTCCAAaactggactacagctcccagaaatcctggccagcacagctagtggtgaaggcttctgggagttttagttgaagaacctctggagacccaaggttgggaactacaggTACGCACAATCTCTTAATTTGTATTCAAGCTTCCTTTTCATTTAATATCTTCATAGTTTGCTtggtctccttttttttcttttttgaactcTCGGAGATTCATCCCTTCTTAACCCAGAAATTCCATTTCTTTCTATGCTTTCTAGCAGATAACTGGAGGGAAATGTCGGAACGCATGAAGCCTGAAACTAATGCTACAGACAAATCAGAGCTTGCCAGCCAGCAGGAAACCCATACACAAGTGGAAGGTTATGACAATGAGAAACCCTTCACGTGCACCGTGTGCgggaaatattttgtgcaaaagatGGCTCTCGCAGGTCACAAGAGAATTCATGCTGGAAAGAACCGTTTTGGGTGTGAGCAGTCCGTGAAAACTTCTGCTGTCAATTCACATTCTCTGAAttaccagagagtccacacaggtgagaaaccatatgaatgccaggagtgtgggaaatgctttgctaaCAATTCACACTTTTTGagccaccagagagtccacacaggagagaagccgtacaaatgccaggagtgtgggaaatgttttgctcagatttCACATCTTGCAACTCATGTgagactccacacaggagagaaaccttacaaatgccgggaatgtgggaaatgttttgctgccaGCTCAGTTCTTGTgatccaccagagagtccacacaggagagaaaccgtacaagtgCCAcgagtgtgggaagtgttttgctcagaattcaaatCTTGTGAGCCACCAGAGATTGCACAcaagagagaaaccatacaaatgccaagaatgtgggaaatgttttgcttccagTTCACAGCTGGTGATGCACCAGGTAGTTCACACagaagagaaaccatacaaatgccaggagtgtgggaagtgttttgccCGGAAGGCAGATCTTGCAACCCACCACagagtccatacaggagagaaaccatacaaatgtaaagagtgtgggaaatgctatGCTTCTAGTTCACAGTTTGTGAAGCAcaaaagagtccacacaggaaagaagccgtacaaatgccagaagtgtggcGAATCTTTTGCTCACAATACATCTTTCCTGtaccatcagagagtccacacaggagagaaaccatacaaatgcctgtATTGTGGCAAATGCTTTGTTTCCAGTTCACAGGTTCTGACCCACcatagagtccacacaggagaaaaaccatacaaatgccaggagtgtgggaattattttgctcagaattcacagctCGTAGCCCACCagaaagtccacacaggagagaaaccatacaaatgccaggagtgtgggaagtgcTTTGCTTCCAGTTCAGCCCTTTTGacccaccagagagtccacacaggagagaaaccctacaaatgccaagaatgtgggaaatttTTTGCTCGGGATTCATCTCTCCTGaagcatcagagaatccacacaggtgagaaaccgtacaaatgtgaggactgtggaaaatattttgtttactATTCAGAGCTTGACAGCCACCAGAGAACCCACACAGGAGCGAAAACGCATAAAGAGTACGGAAAGGAGTTTTCTTGAAACTCAGTCTTCATGAGGCACCTGAGTACTCatgcaggagaaaaaccatataaatgtaagAAAGGTGGTGATTTTGTTTTCAGTGCACCACTCGTGAGGCACCAAGGAGCCCATACAGAAGAGAAAGGACACAAATATTAGAAGTGGGCAAGATGTattcttcaaaaatgttttacTTATGTGAGAAGAGTTCCCACAGGAAAAAAGGCCATACCAAGGCTAACAATGCCCAGAGTGTCTGGCTCAGATTACAAGACTCTTGTGGCATCAGGGAGTTCACAGAGGATACAAACCATGAAGACAGCAATCTAAATGCAGTCGCGATGGTCtcttgaagaaaaacaaaattcaaaacgacAAAATCTAGAGGCTGCCTTCATTTTGACAAACCCATATCCCACCTGAGTGCACAATAGGATTCCTCTGTATTACCATTTTATTTTGTCTAAGCAACCTGTATCTTTCTCAAAAGGCAAGAGATAAGACTTCTGAGTTACACTTAGCCCTGCATTTTCAGGGACCCAGTGTGTGGTGTTGCATGTCATCTGCCTAGCTGCATATCTGTCAATGAATTGGGAAAGAACTACCCAGCTGGCCAATTCTTTGCAGTTCTATGTTTTTCCTGCTTCTGCTACTTTCtttttaatcttaaaactctctgTTGAACTCAGGAATTTGCAGTCTTTTAGAATTTTATGGCATTTTAGACAACATTTGGAAGTCTGCAAGAGAGaagctgtgcattttttttcccagGGGAACTATTTGCTCACTTTCTGCATCTTAAGTCACATCAGAGGATACATTCAAGAGAACATCCCTATCTCTCTGTTTTGGTGAGAACTGTCCTGCTTACAGGCTGCCAGTGCTTGGAAAGCTGGACGTTATGCATAATATGGAGGTAGTCTTTGTAAGGGGGAATGAAATGGAAATCCAAGGCCAAGCTGAGTTGGTAGATCAAAAGAGTTGTTAGCATGAGTTTGGGAAgcatgcagaaaaataaaatgtgctgCTTCTATAAAACTCCATAGTTCTTAAAGCATtgcctgggtggtttacaatttaattatgctggctacacattgtcTCCTACCTCCCCCAGCGAACCAGGTACTCAACtgtaccaaccttggaaggatggaaggctgaatcaaccatgagccagctacctgagcttgTCAGGATcaaggtcatgagcagagtcttgactgcagcactgcaatttaaccacagcACCATGACGGTCTGACTTAAAAGTCAGAGTCAGTCTCTAAAGTGATCCCATCCCAGGAGAACTATCCGAACAGGGAACAGGCAGAAGAGAGATCAGGCTCAGTTTGGCAGGTGATCTATCACGGAAGAAGGAAAAGTGTGCCAAGCACCATGAGCAGGGAAGTGAGCCAGGCAAGGGAGAAAATTGTTTCCACAAACTCAGCTAGGGTTGGGGCAGTATATTTATATATctaggacagatcccgaagctgaggctccaacactttggccatctcatgagaagagaagactccctggaaaagaccttgatgttgggaaagtgtgaaggcaggagaaggggacgacagaggacgagatggatggacagcatcaccggagctaccaacatgaatttaccaaattccaagaggcagtggaagacaggagggcctggcgtgctctggtccatgggatcacgaagagtcggacacgacttaacacaCACACTGTGGTGTAGACGATATTTTTTgcgaaataaaaataaaataaaataattatttaattatcagCAATCTGCTGGTGAGGTAATTTCCATGGTGCACTTCGAGCTTTGCAAGGGGATACAGGTCAATAGCCCGTATTTATAGTCcacttgacttttttttctgtcttattACTCTGTGTTCTTGATTTTGCCTGTAGTTTTCTTGTGTACACAAAAGCCCTGGTAGGCTCACGAGCAATAAACTGACTGAGCTGCTTAAAGAATTCTCTTACAGTCTTAATGTGTGTGAGTCCTTTCCTGTTCCAGAGTTCCCAGGTCTTCTATTCATCTTGTGTTTATCTGGACCTTCAATACATCATCCTGagctgcagggtgtgtgtgtgtgtgtggccttcCTTCAGACAGAGATAATACAGGAAAATTATACCAATCTTTATCTGTGGAGTTGTGGCATTTGGTCAGAACCTGTTGCATCTCTCTGACTTTGGAATGAAGGTTGCCCTTGTCAAGGAGAGGGTAGGCCTCTCCCTGTACGTCTGTCTGAAGGGGAGTTTGTCCGGATTAGTGGCTCCGCAGTGGAGGTGCAAAAGTGGAATGGATTGTCCTTGATAGCAGTTAGGAATCAAAGTTAATTCTCTGGGATTGCTCACATATACATTTGTGGTGTTGGAAAAACCTCAAGGGAAAAGGACAAAGGTGCTTTGGAAATGATGTAGGCCCATCATTTAAACGACCGACAAAGACTCCTGAACTATTACGTTTTATTGTATACAGTGCTTTTGTGCTGCCCCTCATAGGTGGCGGCCATCTTCCCGGTTTGCCTACATTATTAAATCCCTTTTCATGAGATGTGAAGACGGTTGATCCTGAAGGGCACAACCAGCCCTAGGTCTTTCACAGTCTGAGGCAGAGTAACAAATACCACCACCTGAAGATGGCAATACCTCAGGCCAACCATATTATTTCGGTACATAAGGCAGGCAAGCCCACAAGGAACAGCCCCCTGTGGCAGTAAAAatacttggggggaaaaacaggatcTGCTACCTTTTCATTATATCCAAAAATCTACTCCCTGAGGTGATGCTGAGGGTTTGTATTACCTCTGGCACATTAAAGATGCAATTATGTGCCAAGTGCCATCAAGCTGCATTTGAATGCTGGTGTATGAGGTGCTTAATAATAATTATCACGTGCCATCCAGTAAATTCTGACTTTTGCAGGGTTTTCCATATAGAGACTACTCAGATGTggggtttacccttcccttcttctgggatcaTATTGGACGGTGCTGCtagctcaaggccacacaggctggctagaggcacggtggggaattgaaatccaaacctctggctctgcagccagatacctagagcTATGCAGCCAGCTCATGAGGTGCCAAAGGAGGGATTAAAtattccccagtgagttttcatggctgagtggggatttgaatcctggtgtcctgagtcctggtcagtcactctatccactataccatactggctTTCCTGGATGCAATAATTGCAGTATTTGTAGCTTGTGAAGTGTAACACCAGAGggaattctcaaaggctttcatggccaggatccgatggctgttgtaggtttttcgggctgtttggccatgttctggaggtttttcttcctccagaacacggctaaacagcccgaaaaacctgcaacaaccactCCAGAGGGAAACTCGGGTGAGGAAGATAAATAGCCTGGCActaattaacacacacacacacccccccgtTATTCTTGGTTTGCAAAGCATCTGAGCCTTACAAGAATACTTGGGAGATTAATTTGATGAATTGAGTGATGATGCTTTCACGAAGCAGTGCTTGCACATTGTCAATTCTTCTTCACGTGCTTGGGCAGTAGAGTGGAGAGGTTTGGCTTTGTAATGCCAGGAGCCTGGCTTGGATTCAGTCATATGACAGGAAGCAGAAAATAAACCTTCCACCAGCGGtgccttgacttgcgaacttaatccatattggcatggtgtttgtaagtcaaagcgttcgtaagtcaaagcagcatttcccataggaatgcattgaaaaccaattaatccattccacctgttttttgttcttatgtcaaggcacggttcgtaagtcgaaacgaatgcaaagccagttgatctgtcctctaccactaaggGGATGCATTTTAGACCccagcagccaccagaagaaacctttggaaaaacatttctgattttaaaagcaaaagactaaaatgcattttagacctcccagcagccaaagaaacctttgcaaaaccatttctgattttaaaagcaaaagactcAACTGCATTTTAGACcccagcaaagagaacaaagcaaaaaagcaagggaagcatgcatgaaccattgcaaaagaacagaaaacaaacggagcagatcagaaatgcacagagaacaaagcaaaaagcatgcaagacattTCGAAACCTGTgaacttttaataataatattcttagaactgcagagctggaagggaccccgtgaatcattgagcccagcccctggcaaggaggcccagtggagaatcgaactctcaacttctggctccacagcacaTAGCGCGGGATCCTGGGCTTCCTTCATCTGGAAAACAGAGGGAAGGGGATACAGCCTGAGGATTTATAtatagtgggggggggcagattttgTGTTTCAAACCGCTCCCTCTTCCCGCCCCAACGGGTGACCAGTCAATCCCAAACCTCCGAGGCTGCCCTTCATCCATGTGCTCGGGGATAGATTGGAATGGGCTCGCGTTTCTCTTGCCAGGAACTTGGCGCGGCTTCGGTCACGTGGCAGGAAGTGGCAAAACCAGCTTGGCTGCGAATGGAAACCGAAGAAAGGCGGTGCAACATCCAAAGGGAGgcggggagagagaaagacacttggcgagggggaggaaaaaaataataattaaaaaaaaaataaagccaccCGAGTGGAAGCAGGGATCCtggggaggagaaaagaggagcCCGGGTGGACATTTCAGCTGCAAGCCTGGGTTGGAAAAACAAAAGTCCTGcaccaagaaggaggaggaacaaCAACAGAGCAATTGCTGGGCAGGGAAGCAATTGAAGAAAGGGGGTTGTTTTTGCTTTGccggagagaaagaggaaaaaagggaggatCTGAAGGTAGAGACTGCCATCTTTCAGGGGGAATTTGCAAGAGTTTGGGCATCCTGGGGCTAGTTATGAACCTGTACCTCGCTTTTGTCTTTCTGATTGGGCTCAGCAGGTTCTGCAGGTATCTCTAGCAAAGCCTGCCAGATCTAtttagcaagggggggggggaaggacggcGGGGAGGATGTGCTGTGGATCAAGTTGGGCCGGCCAAGGTCCTTTGAACTCTCCCCTTGGCCTTTTGCACCTTGAAAGGCTAGCAGTCCTGGGACTAGGTCTGGACACAGAGGGCTAGCCTGAAATTAGAGTTGGGTTTAGATCTGCTTCCCTTTGCTTCGCAATTCCTGCCCCCTTCTCCAGTCTTTCTGAATGTTTTAAAAGGATGGCTCATCCTCAGTTCTAAGTGAGGGGATGGAAAGCGGTGTGAAATTttgagtatatgtgtgtgtgtgtcgtaaTTCTCCTCATAGACAGAGGAATGGGGAATGaagggtcctccagatgttggtgagtTGTATTTGTCTGAGtcagggatcatgggagttgatCCCTGTCAGATGATCCCTGATATGGGAGTCAGGGATcatctggagcagtggtccccaatcttgggcctccagatgttcttcttggaccgcaactcccagaagccttcaccaccacctctgctgcccaagatttctgggagttgaagtccaagaacatctggaggcccaaggttggggacaaccAATCTGGAGAACCACAGGCTTCTTTCTGCCTTCCCATAGTGTatggtaaataataataaacttggatctgctgagctggaagggaccctatggatcatggggcccggcccctttcaaggaggcccggtgggggaattgaactcccaaactcagagacctaaatcactgagctatccagcatggcttgtcattgtgtgtgtgtgtgtgtgcgcacacgcgCTCAGGACACTTATATTTTCTCCAGTTCAGTTCTTCACAGCCTCCACACAGATTTGCATTAATTTCTAGATATGGAATTTGAGAACAAATCAGAAAAGGATCTGCAAGGAATATGAGAAGTGGAATGAGGACTGTTGGTTGCTAAATGGGAAAGGTGACCAGAGATGACTATACACACTTAATTAATTTCAATATTGTATTAAATGATGCCGTCATCCAGAAGGTCTCTGAGCAGTATGCATAACAACCTAATAACCTAAAGAGGGTGTAAAACGTAGAAatatacaattttattttaacCAGCTGAGTTCTAAATTGAAAGCATTTGGggcaatactgtatataaaaaaagatAGGGGATGATTTCAGTGTTATTCGTGGAAGGCTGTTGTAGAGGTTATAGTCGAGAGAGGACTGACCTGGTGCTTATCCTTCTGCTAGTAGATGGTAAAAGGAGCAACAGGGCTGTGATCTTAAGAGTTATCATGGTGATCATATTTACCACAGTGGTTTTGTAGTAGCTCAGTTGCTTTAACCTAAAGTGCTTAAGCACAATATGTTTCTTAACGTGAGAGGCACCAGACTTCCAAGCCTATAAGGAAGCTCTGTTGTTGGTCTCTGCTGCTGATCTGACCATTTTTGTTACTAGTCTGGGACATGCTTGAGCTGGTGATGCTTAATGGTGAAAGAAAGTTCTCTGTCCATACCCAGAGGCACTCTAGCCCTGCCTGTTGCTACTCTAGAGATTGTACGTTTCTTGACCAGTATACTTCAGGGAAGAGCCTTTTCCCACATGAACCGATTCAGACATTTTGGTCAGTGACTAAGTCACTCCTATGAGTTAATGTGTGTCCCTGCTTGAAGTACTGGAGGGTGGCTGCTGTTGCGTTTCCCCACAGTTTGGCCCCATAGAGCTGCAAAAAGGGCTTTTtaagaaggcattcaagagaattcATCTACTTTTCCTACAGATCTTTGATATGGGGGGGGTGAGTTTTTGAtccaaagatgtgtgtgtgtgtgtgtgtgtgtgtgtgtgtgtgtgtgtgtaaaatttaaaaaattgtgagaTCATCTATATTATCCAATATAGATAGTATTAATATTTTCATAAATGTTTCCTGAGAATTGgcgttgtggggtggggggaagggagggcagaCCTAAGAATTACACCCCACAGCACCCAGAGATGAGCTAAAATGCTTCCATGAGTCTCCAGAAaggaagacaaatactgtatcaAAGCAGACATTTTGGGAAGGaaaggtgtttttccccccctttcaacGTGACTTTGAAGTCTGGGTGCCCATTTCCAGCTGATTATCTCAGCCAAAAGATAATCTCCGTTGTGCTTACACAGTGTTGATGCACCACAATCCAGAGGTGAGAAATACTCCCTTAAAAGCTAGAGGGGCCTGAATGAGATCAAACGCATCTTAAACCGTGTCTAGAACCTGATATACTAATCCCTTAATGGTAAGCCTGTGTTATTAACTTTGGTTGCAGAACTGTGGCAGAGGCAGAGATGTGAACTGAGAGCTTTAACGGTGGGGCCACCGCTGTGGAGGGTTAGTGCTCATTCTTTGTCCGCAAAAGGGCCATAGTTTAATGTCTTACTTAGAAGGATCTGGGGATGAGAAAGATCTTTGATCCCAGACCCTGGGGTGGACAATACTGTGTTGGATAGACCAACAGTCTCTAGCCTATAGAAGTCAGCAGCATCCTGTGTTTCAGTGGCTTTGGGGTGTGTTTGTCCCAACCTTAAGCTCTACACtgtaattttaataataataatagcatgccatcaagtcagttctgacttacgacaattgcagggttttctaggtagacagtactcagaagtggtttccccttcccgtCTTCTggtgggagcatcctgggacttgcagcttgcccaaggccacccaggctggctcttctcccaggtgaCAATATGGCTGGCCTCTGATGTATCCTGACTCCAGTTTCTCCACTTCTTGCTTCACCTGAGGCAGCAAGATGGAATGGGGAGTcactccagaattttttttctaaagattTTTCACTTCTAGTCCTGCAAACCTTGAAAATATAGCCAAATTATATAAAAGTGTCTTGATACCTGCCATTCTGCTTTTCCTCCCTGTTCAAAAGGATTTCAGAATATTTACTTTTTTGTTCTAGTGTGGACTTTCTGGAATAGAAGGTAATCCTCTCCTCCTTGCTTTGAGTGCTAAGTTATTATGATTGTGCCTGTCAGTAGTGATGACTTTGTTGCTTTATTTCTGATCTGTAgcgggaggatttctatgacatgtcatatttttttccctgcagacTGTGTTTGACCTCATGGAtggatttgaacatgtttatgagaaATCAGTCAAGAAACGTATTGCTAGAGGTGAAGTCAGGAATATGTAGTCCTCCAGGTAACACtggattactcataaacatgtttgaatttgcttataaattcaaatgtaggttgcagagaaaatgtgaaatgtcgtAGAAACCCTCCTACTGATCagtgttgttgtttgctgttttCATTAAATGATATCATCCTGGTTGCGGAATATAAAGTTACACAGACTGAATTTCAACCAATGTGTTCTGAATCCTGCAAACTATAAAAGGGAGATGATTGTTTAAAGTGAGATAGAAGATCATGATGATGTTGAGAGGCTCTTCAGACAAGAGTCTGTGCTAGGAAAGAGCATCTATATTGATTTGTTTGGTTTGATTAGGGCAAAGTGCCGTACTTCAGATCCTGAATCCCAgctgaatatttattttcttttgtattgATTAGCACACTTCCCATTCATCAAGCCTGATTTGATACACCAGTTTGAGTCACAATTCCAATAGTCAGCTTATCTGGAAGGATTATGGAGGAGGATACAGTGCAGAACACCACAGGTGAGGGAATAAAAGCACAGATCATAAAAATTACGTATTTGCTCTAAACtgcaaccaacatgaagttgacccaactttgggaggcagtggaagataggagggcctggtgtgctctggtccatggggtcatggagagtcagacacgactaaactactaaacaacaatgacGACGTAGTTGGGAGACATGCGACCCTGCAGATGCTACTGAACCTGAGTTCCCATCGGCTTACCCAGCATAGCCAAAGTTGATGGATGATGAAAATTACAATCCAGTGTTACCTGGAGGACTACATATTCCTGACTTCATCTCTAGCAATACGTTTTCAAATTAATTTCTCCTTTTCCCTCAGTTACAAGCTTAGTCTCTTAACCCTGTCCTCTTACAATTTTCTTCTGGTCAGGAATTTTCAGATAAGTGCCCATGTTGGTCTCTTGCAGCCAAAACAACCAAGAGTCTTGTAGCAACCTGAAGACTAACACATTTTGTTTGTCATAGACTTTCGTTGACTGCAGCCCACTTCCATGAAGTCGGTTGCAATCTGCAATAGCTCATGCCAAATACAACCTGTTAAACGTGCACAGGACTCTGTTGTTTCTCCTGATCAGGGTCTCCTGTTGTGACCATCAAGCGGGAACGAGAAGAGGAGCCTCAAGCCCTGCATCAGTGGGAGTCTAAGCCTCTGCAAGAGACCAGCACGGGTAAAGTATCCACTTCGAAGGACTTTCTCCTACAGctggatttttattttagaaatgtgCAGTTGCTGTATACAttggtgccctgctagacaatTACCTCACGAAACGACGAATCagcatgacgatgagtttttgcgatcgctatagcggttcacaaaacagtgtttcctatgggcaattttcgctatACAAtatttcggtccgtgcttcgtaagacagtttttttttcctggaccgattttcgcaagacaacgattttgacagctaggtccgcgactcacaaaacaagtgttttcgggactgattttcacaagacagcgattttatcagctgatcggcactttgcaaaatggtttctctatgggcaattttcgcaaaacAACAACGATTTGTCCCCATGGGAACGcgttaaacagatttcaatgcattccaatggggaaccacatttcgcaatacagtgttttcacaagacagtgattttcgctgaatgaattaacatcatcttgcaggGCGCCATTGTACTTGTAGACGATCCAGAAATATGCACATAAATTGAAATATTTGCAGTAATGATATCACATTTTCCAGAGTTTCTTTTCTTAACACTCGCTATGGTATTATTTTGGTGAGACAACACTTTCTGCCACCTAAACGTTCAAAATAATTGTGTTATTAATGTCCTACAGGATCCTCAGGATGACTGTGAATTATCACTGTCATTATTTTAGATCTGTGATTCTCTGCCTTCAGTTCCCAGAtatacttggactacaactcccagaaatcctggccagcacagctagcgatgaaggcttttgggagttctAGCTTCAAGAACGTCTGGtgagtcaaggttgggaaccttgACTCACCAAACATTATTTAGACAGATGTGGTGTATAGTACAATCATCACAAGCTGAAATTGAGTAATAACTCAgaactagagtaagtccattgaatcaatagaacttgaACCAGAGGcacctctcttctccttcctgctcctGAGCAGCCGCTGCACGCCCCATCCATGGAGGAGCCCCTCCGACCTGCGCGTCCCAGCCCAGGGCCTTCAgcggcccttactcatgagtagacccacgcCTTCAGtaggccttactcatgagtagacccaccaGGGATGGGCAAGGAGCGCACCAGCTTCCGGTGCCTGGCAGAAATTTGGAGCTacccccgcctctccttcctcctcctgcaccacaggagtaaaaaagttccctgaccccttactctaaccgttggggcaaaagagctacagtacaaagaagcagcctgatttgaatttcccgcctttttcccctgcctttatCTGTTCTTAATTCGAAACTTCGCTCACAAatcgaagtaaaattttgcgaccggagctgttcgtaagtcgaaatgttcataggtaggggcgtccataagtcgaggcaccactttacttcCTCCAAGGGAGGGCattaatggcaatttgttttgcaaaaatacagtggtgccccacatagcgaggttaatccgttccggattaaccgtcgctatggggaaacatcgctatacggaacaaaaaagccaattgggcccaaaactcaccgttatgcgatgttcctccatagcgcaggcattttcgcgccctcggtaagcgagggcagggcgcgaaaacgctgcgcgtggccattttgggtgttccggcagccattttggaaccgccgaacagctgattttaaaaaatcactaagcgaaacgcttaccgatcgtcgcaaagcgattttcggccatagaaggcatcggtatgtgatcgcattagcga is a window encoding:
- the LOC144583000 gene encoding uncharacterized protein LOC144583000 isoform X1 — protein: MEVMSQENAEPELVSSMEQRQDLWEPDSQDLDETCISDTKSSDSLADNWREMSERMKPETNATDKSELASQQETHTQVEGYDNEKPFTCTVCGKYFVQKMALAGHKRIHAGKNRFGCEQSVKTSAVNSHSLNYQRVHTGEKPYECQECGKCFANNSHFLSHQRVHTGEKPYKCQECGKCFAQISHLATHVRLHTGEKPYKCRECGKCFAASSVLVIHQRVHTGEKPYKCHECGKCFAQNSNLVSHQRLHTREKPYKCQECGKCFASSSQLVMHQVVHTEEKPYKCQECGKCFARKADLATHHRVHTGEKPYKCKECGKCYASSSQFVKHKRVHTGKKPYKCQKCGESFAHNTSFLYHQRVHTGEKPYKCLYCGKCFVSSSQVLTHHRVHTGEKPYKCQECGNYFAQNSQLVAHQKVHTGEKPYKCQECGKCFASSSALLTHQRVHTGEKPYKCQECGKFFARDSSLLKHQRIHTGEKPYKCEDCGKYFVYYSELDSHQRTHTGAKTHKEYGKEFS
- the LOC144583000 gene encoding uncharacterized protein LOC144583000 isoform X2, giving the protein MEVMSQENAEPELVSSMEQRQDLWEPDSQDLDETCISDTKSSDSLDNWREMSERMKPETNATDKSELASQQETHTQVEGYDNEKPFTCTVCGKYFVQKMALAGHKRIHAGKNRFGCEQSVKTSAVNSHSLNYQRVHTGEKPYECQECGKCFANNSHFLSHQRVHTGEKPYKCQECGKCFAQISHLATHVRLHTGEKPYKCRECGKCFAASSVLVIHQRVHTGEKPYKCHECGKCFAQNSNLVSHQRLHTREKPYKCQECGKCFASSSQLVMHQVVHTEEKPYKCQECGKCFARKADLATHHRVHTGEKPYKCKECGKCYASSSQFVKHKRVHTGKKPYKCQKCGESFAHNTSFLYHQRVHTGEKPYKCLYCGKCFVSSSQVLTHHRVHTGEKPYKCQECGNYFAQNSQLVAHQKVHTGEKPYKCQECGKCFASSSALLTHQRVHTGEKPYKCQECGKFFARDSSLLKHQRIHTGEKPYKCEDCGKYFVYYSELDSHQRTHTGAKTHKEYGKEFS
- the LOC144583000 gene encoding uncharacterized protein LOC144583000 isoform X3; this translates as MSERMKPETNATDKSELASQQETHTQVEGYDNEKPFTCTVCGKYFVQKMALAGHKRIHAGKNRFGCEQSVKTSAVNSHSLNYQRVHTGEKPYECQECGKCFANNSHFLSHQRVHTGEKPYKCQECGKCFAQISHLATHVRLHTGEKPYKCRECGKCFAASSVLVIHQRVHTGEKPYKCHECGKCFAQNSNLVSHQRLHTREKPYKCQECGKCFASSSQLVMHQVVHTEEKPYKCQECGKCFARKADLATHHRVHTGEKPYKCKECGKCYASSSQFVKHKRVHTGKKPYKCQKCGESFAHNTSFLYHQRVHTGEKPYKCLYCGKCFVSSSQVLTHHRVHTGEKPYKCQECGNYFAQNSQLVAHQKVHTGEKPYKCQECGKCFASSSALLTHQRVHTGEKPYKCQECGKFFARDSSLLKHQRIHTGEKPYKCEDCGKYFVYYSELDSHQRTHTGAKTHKEYGKEFS